The following proteins are encoded in a genomic region of Streptomyces sp. NBC_01723:
- a CDS encoding SDR family oxidoreductase, which translates to MTVLDGARERWVRTGGVELCVAELGDSRQPTVVLVHGYPDSKEVWSEVAGRLADRFHVVLYDVRGHGRSSAPSPLRGGFTLEKLTDDFMAVADAVSPDRPVHLVGHDWGSVQSWEFVTVGRTEGRIASFTSMSGPSLDHFGHWINKRLRRPTPRRVGQLLGQGAKSWYVYLLHTPVLPELAWRGPLGKRWPRILERVEQVPGGDYPTASLPADAAHGAWLYRDNVRPRLRHPRDAYAHAPVQLITPLGDAFLSERLYDGLEEWAPRLTRRTLPAKHWVPRTRPDRLADWITEFVTSTEDGRSEAAPKGRHADRFGGQLVLVTGAGNGIGRATAFAFAEAGARVVAVDRDAESAARTAELSRLIGAPDAWAETVDVSDEQAMEKLAAKVAAEYGVLDVLVNNAGIGLSGSFFDTTAEDWRRVLDVNLWGVIHGCRLFGRQMAERGQGGHIVNTASAAAFQPSRALPAYSTSKAAVLMLSECLRAELAGQGIGVTAICPGLVNTNITSTARFAGVDADEERRRQQRSARLYGMRNYPPEKVADAVLEAVVHNRAVVPVTPEARGAHLMSRFAPRVLRRLARVKPPL; encoded by the coding sequence TTTTCACGTGGTGCTCTACGACGTCCGGGGTCACGGCCGGTCCTCGGCGCCGAGCCCGCTGCGCGGCGGGTTCACCCTGGAGAAGCTGACGGACGACTTCATGGCGGTGGCGGACGCGGTCAGCCCGGACCGGCCCGTGCACCTGGTGGGCCACGACTGGGGCTCGGTGCAGTCCTGGGAGTTCGTCACGGTCGGACGCACCGAGGGGCGCATCGCCTCCTTCACCTCGATGTCCGGGCCGTCCCTCGACCACTTCGGGCACTGGATCAACAAGCGCCTCAGGCGCCCCACCCCGCGCCGGGTCGGTCAGCTCCTCGGCCAGGGCGCCAAGTCCTGGTACGTCTACCTGCTGCACACGCCCGTGCTGCCCGAACTGGCCTGGCGCGGCCCCCTCGGCAAGCGCTGGCCGCGCATCCTGGAGCGCGTCGAGCAGGTGCCCGGTGGCGACTACCCGACCGCGTCCCTGCCGGCGGACGCGGCGCACGGGGCATGGCTGTACCGGGACAATGTCCGGCCCCGGCTGCGGCACCCGCGCGACGCCTACGCGCACGCGCCCGTGCAGCTCATCACGCCCCTCGGCGACGCGTTCCTGTCGGAGCGGCTCTACGACGGGCTGGAGGAGTGGGCGCCCCGGCTGACCCGCCGCACGCTGCCCGCCAAGCACTGGGTGCCGCGCACCCGGCCGGACCGGCTGGCGGACTGGATCACGGAGTTCGTCACCTCCACCGAGGACGGACGGTCCGAGGCGGCGCCGAAGGGCAGGCACGCCGACCGGTTCGGCGGACAGCTGGTGCTGGTCACCGGGGCGGGCAACGGCATCGGGCGGGCGACGGCGTTCGCGTTCGCCGAGGCCGGAGCGCGCGTGGTGGCCGTCGACCGGGACGCCGAGTCCGCCGCCCGCACCGCGGAGCTGTCCCGGCTGATCGGCGCGCCGGACGCCTGGGCCGAGACCGTCGACGTCTCCGACGAACAGGCGATGGAGAAGCTGGCGGCCAAGGTCGCCGCCGAGTACGGCGTGCTGGACGTGCTGGTGAACAACGCCGGGATCGGACTGTCGGGCTCCTTCTTCGACACCACCGCGGAGGACTGGCGGAGGGTCCTCGACGTCAACCTGTGGGGCGTGATCCACGGCTGCCGCCTGTTCGGCCGGCAGATGGCCGAACGCGGGCAGGGCGGCCACATCGTCAACACCGCGTCGGCGGCCGCCTTCCAGCCCTCCCGGGCCCTGCCCGCGTACAGCACGTCCAAGGCGGCCGTGCTGATGCTGAGCGAGTGTCTGCGGGCCGAACTGGCCGGGCAGGGGATCGGGGTCACGGCGATCTGCCCCGGCCTCGTCAACACCAACATCACCTCGACGGCGCGCTTCGCGGGTGTGGACGCCGACGAGGAGAGGCGGCGCCAGCAGCGCAGTGCGCGGTTGTACGGGATGCGCAACTACCCGCCGGAGAAGGTGGCCGACGCGGTCCTGGAAGCCGTCGTGCACAACAGGGCCGTCGTCCCCGTGACGCCGGAGGCGCGCGGCGCACACCTCATGTCCCGCTTCGCCCCACGGGTGTTGCGGCGCCTCGCACGGGTGAAGCCACCGCTCTAG
- a CDS encoding RNA 2'-phosphotransferase, with the protein MEREHRPERRSEHTDDRRTVKVSKYLSKHLRHEPERIGLTLDEAGWTEIDTLIAAAAAHGFRFTREELDHVVATNDKRRFAVEGTRIRASQGHSVDVDLGLPAATPPPHLYHGTVARHLDAIRAEGLRPMNRHDVHLSADRRTATRVGSRRGRPVVLSVDTAAMHRDGHVFHVSANGVWLTRTVPPQYLRFPSGH; encoded by the coding sequence ATGGAACGCGAACACAGACCCGAACGCAGAAGCGAACACACCGACGACAGACGCACCGTCAAGGTGTCCAAGTACCTGTCGAAGCATCTGCGCCACGAGCCGGAGCGCATCGGGCTCACCCTCGACGAGGCCGGCTGGACCGAGATCGACACGCTGATCGCCGCGGCGGCCGCGCACGGCTTCCGCTTCACCCGCGAAGAACTCGACCACGTGGTGGCCACGAACGACAAGAGGCGCTTCGCCGTCGAGGGCACCCGGATCCGCGCCAGCCAGGGGCACAGCGTCGACGTGGATCTCGGACTGCCCGCGGCGACCCCGCCGCCGCACCTCTACCACGGGACCGTGGCCCGTCACCTGGACGCGATCCGGGCCGAGGGACTGCGGCCGATGAACCGGCACGACGTGCACCTCTCGGCGGACCGCCGGACCGCCACCCGGGTCGGTTCCCGCCGCGGCCGGCCGGTCGTCCTCTCGGTGGACACCGCCGCCATGCACCGCGACGGCCACGTCTTCCACGTCAGCGCGAACGGCGTCTGGCTGACGCGGACCGTTCCCCCGCAGTACCTGCGCTTCCCCTCCGGCCACTGA
- a CDS encoding LLM class flavin-dependent oxidoreductase has translation MSLRLSTVILPYRRWHEGGRSSWARAEQLGFHTAYTYDHLSWRSFRDGPWFGAVPTLTAAAAVTERLRLGTLVTSPNFRHPVTLAKELISLDDISGGRITLGIGAGGTGFDATALGHEPWTPRERADRFGEFLPLLDRLLTEDAVSYEGDFYSAHEARNIPGCVQRPRLPFAVAATGPRGLRLAAQYGQAWVTTGDPKLYENGTPEQSDRALRQQSDKLADACAAIGRDVGELDRVLLTGFTPDRSRPLESVDAFVDFAGRHRDLGFTELVVHWPIADSDFTADEKIFERIAMEAPAQLRD, from the coding sequence ATGAGTCTGCGTCTGAGCACCGTGATCCTTCCGTACCGCCGCTGGCACGAAGGCGGACGTTCGTCCTGGGCCCGTGCCGAGCAGCTCGGTTTCCACACCGCGTACACCTACGACCACCTGTCCTGGCGGAGCTTCCGGGACGGCCCGTGGTTCGGCGCCGTGCCGACGCTCACCGCCGCCGCGGCGGTCACCGAACGGCTGCGGCTGGGGACCCTGGTCACCTCGCCGAACTTCCGGCACCCGGTGACGCTGGCCAAGGAACTGATCTCCCTCGACGACATCTCCGGCGGCCGGATCACCCTGGGCATAGGAGCAGGCGGCACCGGCTTCGACGCCACCGCGCTCGGCCATGAGCCGTGGACGCCGCGTGAGCGGGCCGACCGGTTCGGCGAGTTCCTGCCCCTGCTCGACCGGCTGCTGACGGAGGACGCCGTCTCGTACGAGGGCGACTTCTACTCGGCCCACGAGGCGCGCAACATCCCCGGTTGTGTGCAGCGGCCCCGGCTGCCGTTCGCGGTGGCCGCGACCGGTCCGCGTGGGCTGCGGCTCGCGGCACAGTACGGCCAGGCCTGGGTGACCACCGGCGACCCGAAGCTCTACGAGAACGGCACTCCCGAGCAGTCCGACCGGGCCCTGCGGCAGCAGAGCGACAAGCTGGCCGACGCCTGCGCCGCGATCGGCCGCGACGTGGGCGAACTGGACCGGGTCCTGCTCACCGGCTTCACTCCGGACCGCAGCCGCCCGCTGGAGTCCGTCGACGCCTTCGTGGACTTCGCCGGCCGCCACCGCGATCTGGGCTTCACCGAGCTGGTCGTCCACTGGCCGATCGCCGACTCGGACTTCACCGCCGACGAGAAGATCTTCGAGCGGATCGCCATGGAGGCCCCGGCACAGCTGAGGGACTGA